Proteins encoded by one window of Rutidosis leptorrhynchoides isolate AG116_Rl617_1_P2 chromosome 7, CSIRO_AGI_Rlap_v1, whole genome shotgun sequence:
- the LOC139859411 gene encoding uncharacterized protein codes for MGNCQASEGATVMIVHPDNKIEWIYWTVTARDVMNSNNGYYVAQVLKSETSSANGLPVKQLKLLRPDDTLLMGQVYRLISYQDVVKEFAAKKCMKLGKLLMERGVIELRKGNDTSSVVAPVPAVPNSGSVKRLLWLDAGWGHMHDLGFMTFLRISLRQSRRLNGGRQQHQSQGGGQWKPALKSISEIGN; via the exons ATGGGGAACTGTCAAGCTTCTGAAGGTGCAACCGTGATGATAGTTCATCCAGATAATAAAATTGAATGGATTTATTGGACGGTTACTGCTCGTGACGTCATGAATTCAAACAACGGTTATTACGTCGCACAAGTTCTTAAATCTGAAACGTCCTCAGCTAATGGATTGCCGGTCAAGCAACTTAAATTACTCAGGCCAGATGATACTTTGCTTATGGGCCAAGTTTATCGACTCATTAGCTACCAAG ATGTGGTGAAAGAATTTGCTGCAAAGAAATGCATGAAACTTGGAAAGTTGTTGATGGAAAGAGGAGTGATTGAGCTTCGGAAGGGAAATGACACGTCATCAGTAGTTGCTCCGGTGCCAGCTGTACCAAATAGTGGTTCCGTTAAG AGGTTGTTATGGTTAGATGCTGGTTGGGGCCATATGCATGATTTGGGGTTTATGACGTTCCTTCGTATCTCTTTG AGGCAGAGTAGAAGATTGAATGGTGGAAGGCAACAGCATCAGAGTCAAGGTGGAGGACAATGGAAACCAGCTTTGAAGAGTATTTCAGAGATTGGAAATTGA